A DNA window from Trypanosoma brucei brucei TREU927 chromosome 11 chr11_scaffold01 genomic scaffold, whole genome shotgun sequence contains the following coding sequences:
- a CDS encoding ABC transporter, putative (similar to SP:P28288: ATP-binding cassette, sub-family D, member 3 (70 kDa peroxisomalmembrane protein) (PMP70). {Homo sapiens;}), whose amino-acid sequence MTTHWVRDYGAIVTSAATFFLCASYQRVLLRHGDALIPSEKKEKGGATSSFFREFMQVARIALPTVWCKEALGTFVFVLLFFVLAVIRALTSEANGRVLKSMTEGTGGTRLRNFTHTLLLRTALHLLSSVCSSCVEHLRTWLIGCYRVRLSKHFQERYYSQLVFYRAAVIDKRLEAVDSVVTTYCAEFAEHFTELPYYFVLPALGSATSMVALIRRVGAGASAAACGLVLASVLLMKKFSPPFGKIYASLLSKEDAYRRMLSNSLSNVENIALHRGGEHTRKKLDTQLGVLKGYLDHFALSRGHFNLLELSFATTLRNIASIIVFGDALRKENKSTSDIYVELLYLRDLSKSVTDVVSNFREISHLSTYTLKLAEFDRTLKDIEGDTCDTFPCVASIPDVGTVVPTVVSPSVPIAGALSFPLFTFTNVKLKTPTGHVLFENLNLTIQNDQDWVITGNNGSGKTSLLRLISGLWRACEGDITMSSCVKLLFAPQESYVVPHCTLVEQILYPKIITSLNEGDIACIKEAISLAGAESVVEVLGGFESPAVGCDLSNVDETYDWSSLSGGQKQRVNMARVFYQVLQADRSREIPVVLLDEATSMMDDTEEKVMLNLRKLNARMISVTHREQVVKHHTHVLRALPGGRWMTTKVTQYVGSDDVVTQGISSVGGSSNAEGVGVDLHRGF is encoded by the coding sequence ATGACAACGCATTGGGTTCGTGACTATGGGGCAATAGTGACTAGTGCGGCAACGTTCTTTCTATGTGCTTCGTATCAGAGAGTACTTCTGCGTCATGGCGATGCTTTAATCCCCagcgaaaagaaggaaaaaggaggagcgaCATCGTCGTTCTTTCGTGAGTTCATGCAGGTTGCCAGAATAGCACTACCCACTGTTTGGTGCAAGGAAGCTTTGggtacttttgtttttgtcttactcttctttgttttggcGGTGATTCGGGCACTAACGTCCGAAGCAAACGGCAGGGTGTTGAAGTCGATGACGGAGGGGACGGGTGGAACCCGTCTGCGCAACTTCACGCACACCTTACTTCTTCGTACGGCGCTTCACTTGTTGTCGTCTGTTTGTAGCAGTTGTGTGGAGCACCTTCGAACATGGTTGATAGGTTGCTACCGTGTGAGACTTAGTAAGCACTTTCAAGAGCGGTATTACAGCCAGCTTGTGTTTTACAGAGCCGCTGTGATAGATAAGCGGCTGGAGGCAGTGGACTCGGTAGTCACGACGTATTGCGCTGAATTTGCCGAACATTTTACGGAACTCCCCTATTACTTCGTGCTTCCGGCACTCGGTTCTGCTACATCTATGGTCGCCCTCATACGACGGGTTGGTGCCGGTGCATCTGCGGCTGCGTGTGGTTTAGTTTTGGCGTCTGTCCTTCTGATGAAGAAGTTTTCACCGCCTTTTGGGAAAATATACGCGTCTCTGCTGTCAAAGGAGGATGCTTACAGAAGAATGCTTTCAAATAGTTTGAGTAATGTAGAAAACATTGCTTTGCACAGGGGTGGTGAACACACTAGGAAGAAGCTTGACACCCAACTCGGCGTGCTGAAGGGTTATCTCGATCATTTTGCGCTCTCCCGTGGACACTTTAACCTCCTTGAACTGTCTTTTGCAACGACGCTGCGCAATATTGCTAGCATTATTGTCTTTGGTGATGCACTGCGAAAAGAGAACAAATCCACGAGTGATATTTATGTGGAGTTGCTGTACTTGAGGGATCTCAGTAAAAGTGTGACAGACGTTGTGTCAAACTTCCGTGAGATCTCTCACTTATCAACCTATACGCTAAAACTTGCGGAGTTTGACAGGACACTGAAGGATATTGAGGGGGACACATGCGATACGTTTCCGTGTGTGGCGAGCATACCAGATGTTGGAACGGTTGTTCCAACAGTCGTTTCTCCTAGCGTACCCATTGCCGGGGCCTTGAGCTTTCCACTTTTTACCTTTACCAATGTGAAGCTGAAAACCCCAACTGGTCACGTGCTTTTCGAGAACTTGAATCTTACCATCCAAAACGATCAGGATTGGGTGATTACAGGAAACAATGGGTCAGGTAAGACGTCACTTCTCCGTCTCATATCTGGTCTCTGGCGGGCCTGCGAAGGAGACATTACAATGAGCAGCTGTGTGAAGTTGTTGTTCGCCCCGCAGGAAAGTTACGTGGTGCCCCATTGCACGCTCGTGGAGCAGATTCTTTACCCCAAGATTATAACATCTCTGAATGAGGGGGACATTGCATGTATAAAGGAAGCCATTAGTCTCGCCGGTGCCGAGTCTGTTGTTGAGGTGCTCGGCGGCTTTGAGAGTCCGGCAGTGGGCTGCGATCTTTCAAACGTTGATGAAACCTACGATTGGTCTTCCCTGAGCGGTGGGCAGAAACAACGTGTTAATATGGCCCGTGTGTTCTACCAAGTCTTGCAAGCGGACCGGAGTCGGGAAATCCCGGTGGTGTTGTTGGATGAGGCTACATCTATGATGGATGACACGGAAGAGAAAGTGATGCTTAACTTACGGAAACTCAATGCGCGCATGATATCTGTCACGCATCGTGAACAAGTTGTTAAGCACCACACGCACGTGTTGAGAGCCCTTCCTGGTGGTCGTTGGATGACAACCAAAGTAACCCAATATGTTGGCAGTGACGATGTTGTAACGCAAGGAATCTCTTCGGTTGGTGGGTCCTCCAATGCCGAAGGTGTGGGAGTTGATTTGCACAGGGGTTTCTAA
- a CDS encoding RNA processing factor 1, putative: MGKGARTKRSAGPVVKRQRHEVRHRATEVDPALVERYRSTRQPVKKSQLFEELREQTKDAKRFRREARERERKVLKENAPAKPIPKTKERMRLPDVTFVEDKNDAEILRDEADDEFASYFKEGRKPKILITTGEHPCFRTKLFVKEALWLFPNSIYRPRKKYNLKEITQFCINREFTDLIVVTDRLKEPYNLIISHLPEGPTAMFRVSNFMTHAQLKDPAPRTEHYPELIFKNFDTRLGRRINRLLECLFPATRDYEGRAVATFHNQRDYIFMRTHRYIFDSLDAVRIQEMGPRFTLRLLSLQSGTFDTQFGEYEWFRKKEHDDDKLEWYL; this comes from the coding sequence ATGGGAAAAGGTGCGCGCACTAAACGTAGCGCCGGGCCTGTAGTGAAGAGGCAGCGGCATGAGGTTAGGCACCGTGCGACTGAGGTTGACCCGGCGTTAGTGGAACGATATCGTAGTACGCGACAACCGGTAAAAAAGAGTCAGTTGTTTGAGGAACTGagggaacaaacaaaagatgcGAAACGGTTCCGACGTGAGGCGCGTGAGAGGGAGCGGAAGGTTCTCAAGGAGAACGCCCCTGCGAAGCCGATTCCCAAAACAAAGGAGCGTATGCGGCTCCCCGACGTCACGTTTGTGGAGGATAAAAATGATGCTGAGATTTTGCGTGATGAGGCGGATGATGAATTTGCGTCGTACTTTAAGGAAGGCCGCAAGCCGAAGATTCTCATTACAACCGGTGAGCACCCGTGTTTTCGAACCAAATTGTTTGTCAAGGAGGCGCTCTGGTTGTTTCCTAATTCCATCTACCGACCACGTAAGAAATACAACTTGAAGGAGATTACTCAGTTTTGTATCAACCGTGAATTCACGGATTTGATAGTTGTGACTGATCGTCTGAAAGAACCTTACAATCTAATCATTTCACACTTACCTGAGGGACCCACGGCAATGTTTCGGGTATCAAACTTCATGACACACGCGCAGTTGAAAGATCCAGCACCGCGAACGGAGCACTATCCCGAACTTATTTTCAAGAACTTTGACACGCGATTGGGTCGTCGTATCAACCGCCTCTTAGAATGTTTGTTCCCGGCAACGCGTGACTATGAGGGTCGTGCTGTGGCGACCTTTCACAATCAGCGTGATTACATATTTATGCGTACCCACCGTTACATCTTTGACAGTTTAGATGCCGTGCGCATTCAGGAAATGGGGCCACGCTTTACTCTTAGGCTTCTGTCGTTGCAGTCCGGAACATTTGACACACAGTTCGGGGAGTACGAGTGGTTCCGCAAGAAGGAACATGATGACGACAAGCTGGAGTGGTACCTCTAA